The Tubulanus polymorphus chromosome 4, tnTubPoly1.2, whole genome shotgun sequence genomic interval TCTTTTTTCCGGGTCGACCTCTAACATATACTCTGAAACAAATGAAGCGAGCTGTTCGAATCCCGACTAACAGATCAATAATGATAGCATTTAAACACCTCATCAACAACTACGTAATAAGTGTAGCGTCTGTAACACTTCTCTTCACTTTAACCTCATATTCACAACAACAGTATGATTAATTATGCTCCCGTTTCGTGGCTATTTCTACAAAGTTTCCTACATTTAAACACCGTTTACAACTTGTCACATCTGGCATAAACTGTATAAGAATTAGAAAATGCGGTAAAAGCCTTGACTTAGATTCTGGATTAGGTTAAAAATAGATGGGGTAAGAGATCTGGTCAGTAATGTGCTGCCGTCTATAGTCTGCACGTACCAGCAGGAAATGTTTACATTTACTACACGTATATCTAATCCAGCAATTTGTAAATACGTACTTATTAAAGCGAGTAAACCTTGAGAATAGCGTGAATTATCGGGAACTGTGAAGTTACCGCTCTGAATCGCTAACGAACTTTCACCGAACGGCAATGAAAAGTAACATAATCTATACAGAAGACATCCTAGAgactgaaaagaaaaagcaAGTCATTAGACGCACATCGACTTAATAAAGATCAATGCTTTCATCGATCGATCATAATTTGCTCATAGATTTCAGTTTTTAACGCGTGCGACAAATTATCAGCTCGAAAAATATGAGGTAAAATTGATTCATGGTTTCAATAATagacacatttcatatttgaagATTTATGGGAATTGAATCGGAGTTTATTTAATGGTTTACCCAAATATCGGCCTTGGTAGTAATCGGTCGCCCGGCGTACAGATCTATCATCTCCGGAGCTCTATATGACAGGGTCGTATACctagaaaaaaacaataaccaTGTAAAAATAGCATTCGAGCAGAAGATTTCGTAAAGTGCGACTTCTCAATTGTAGGTATTCTAGAGGTAGAGCCTGTCATCAGGTGTAAATCAAATGACTAAAGCTAGATGTATACATACTGTGGATAACAAGTTAGAATGTGTCTTTctaatttttagatttttcttttaaataaagtgggtttattatcatttctcCACGTCATAGAGTACGGGCTATTCTACTGATGGTAGgtatttcaattcttaagaCGTCTAAACGTCAGTGAGTGAATGGCGTGAGAGGAAGACACACGAGATGAGCATCGATGAATTATCGTTAATTCAATATCGTGACACTTTAATCGTTCCCTAGAAACACCTTGCCTATCATCAGATGAATGCGAGCTCGTTAATCCGAGCGAATAGCGCGCGATCCATATAACGTTCAGGTTTTTTATGCTGCCTTCGAATTCAATGCCATACATAAGAGCTTCCTTGCTCTAAATATATCAGCCATCATCTGACACTTATATCTGAGAACGTGTCAGGTATTCTTCAGCTTCCCATCCCTATCCCTACTCACTTGAAGAAACTCAAACGACTGGTTCCGAATGACTTTTATTCAGGGATGAAAGTATCTTTAGAAATTCGATTCGGAAATAAAAATCCGTCTGCATCATAACTTTCGATGAAACTTACTTGGTTATTTCATCTTCTACTTGTTTGATACCGTGCGACTGAGGGTTATGAAACTTGGCAGTCGCGCTTCCGAAATCGCACAATACGAAGTTACCACTATCGTCGATGAGAATATTCTCAacctaaaaaatataaatacagtTCTGAAATTATCTCTTCGCGCATATTTTACATCTCCTGGAGGATATACGGAGTTCTATACGCATTTCTAAATAGATCGGTTTTAATGAAGACATATTTTTCCCATTCTGCCCGCGACGTCGTAAAAATGAAACCGAAAATGAAGGTTTACGACACGTGTCGATGACTATTGCCAGATATCTAATCAAAAGGGAAAGTCCTGAGGGAATAAGAACTTCAGACGAGgtaatttcatagaaatccatAGAAATTCAGTATGCTACATTTCATCGTAAAAACAATCGCAAGACCCAGTTTATATCAATGATTTACTATACGTCAAAGtgacatttcaattttcaaacaatACCATTCAAAATCGTCATAACTTCGAAAAAATAGCTATGTTTCCACGGCAACACGGCTAATGAGACCATAAAGCGCCATCGgcaaaaaatatctaaaccAATAGGAGTGGAAAAATCTATCTATGCACAAAGCGTGTTCATATGTATCATATTAATAGCGAATCTCAGAAGTGACATAATTTACGGCTTTCAAACATTCTTTGATTTCGAACAATCTTATACAATGTGATAGAGTTGATATGAGCTTGGTTGTATCGTAAAGACTTACATAAACCCATCTTGGATATGTCGACAATTAAGAAACTTATGATGATTTAAGAGCTTTTTAATGGGTTAGGCCGAGTCATTACATCACGACTGGGTGCAATTTCAATTAGAGAGGTCCCCAATAGAAAAGTAATTTCCTTGTGCAAATATCGCAAGAATCAATTTGAAGTATTATCTCAATATTGATCCTATCCGGCAATGagttcattttttacgagtcTATTAATAGAATTCTGATAACGTCAGACGTTGAATGACATCAGTCTTTCCTAAAAACAGCTTTTAACCCGGTTTCCTCGCGTGAAACAGCGTGAGAGCGTGCAGCTGTACCAGAGGGTCGCATCAAACagattttcaaatagaaaacCTCTATGTAACAGATCAATGAATGTCTGCGACGATGCCCTCTGGGACTACAGCCAACCAACCAGAAACCAGAAACCCATCGTCGCTCGCCAGTCTTTATCAACATTGTCTCCGTCGCGATAACCTCTGAACTTAAGGATATTTCGTAGATTAATTCGAGAAACTGAGACGAAGTCTATCGATAGGAAGATCTTTTAATCGCGTTTCCAACATCGCTAGTCATCTTCATAAACCAAACACAGTCGACGGATACCAGACTCTGGTGGCGCGAATCATCCCTCGTCTCCTAGTCGTAATCTCAGCCAGCCATTCGTTTCTATCCCTCAGCACTTTGAGTATAAGTAACATTGTCAATATAACATGAGACCATTTCTTCTCTCTGTAGCTGCTCACGATGTGATATACATTATGGATTGATTGATCGGTTATAACGTTTATTTCCCTTAGTCATGGCAAATATCTGTAGCATCTCccgaaatataacatttcgatcGTATAAGACAGATTAGGAACCGTGTAAGAACAAACTTAAGGTACCAGAAAATTGATAGTTCGACAAATCCAGTATGGAATTAGTCGAAATTTTTCATCCTGGAATTCAAGATGATGAGATTCCACTATATTGCGTACTGAATTTCAAGGAGGAGTGATCGTAAGTCTTTCTTATGCGCTAATTTTTAATACGAGAATAGAATAAACGATAGACCAGAAATAATCTCATCCCGGCGCCGAAAAAAGTCTGAATTCGACTAAATGCAGCTTGTAGCTCCGGGAGACCACAGAAAATGTCACGATCACATGCTACATCGATACTCCTCCTCCTACATACAGTTAACGCATTGATCATCAAAAAATACCTGACTTATTACATTACATACAAATAGATGCATATAGTCAGAACtagattcaatttttcaacGTTTTAGCGGATTGAGGAGTACCCCGTATTCGCCTGTAGGATAAATAAACATTGATCATTTGACTTGAAATGGCAGAAGCCACGCTGATGATGCATACTACACTAACAACACACTTCAggataatatcaatattcattcaaaaccAGTGAATTTAAcacgaatatatatatatatatatatagaaaagTTGTAAGGTTGATACACGACCAATCGTTCCTTGACTTATATAAAAACCTAAATATGGCAAATCAGTCCCCCACATGACTCCAGTGGGTGTGATTTAGTTTGTTATGGAGCTTTCTACAACCGGCCGCTCAGCTTTCACGGCAAATAAActtaagatatatatatatatatatatatattcaaaaaagAATGACTAGGTCAGCCAGGAAAGGGTTAACTAGGTCAGCCAGGAAAGGGTTAATTAGGTCAGCCAGGAAAGGGTTAAGTGATGAATCTCTCGGGTCATTTGTATTGACGGGTCAACACCCAGCTTATATTGGGTGGGGTACACAGTAATACTACATTAGTTAAATGGTTCACTGACCATCTATTAAAGCCCACTGATGATCTGTAATACTGACACTGACTTGTCATGAATCTATTGTGAGATGGGATTATTCATCGGTCATCGTTTAACATACAACGATGTCAGAACACAACAAGCATCCACATGATAATACACGTAAAGACTAGACACATCCATAAGAGAAGACCGATATTGACGCGAATATCGGCAGCAGCAAATTCGAgattttcgtttatattttcttcctATTTTACAATGAATGCATGTAATACCCCACTACTAATATGGCATTGTTTGTGCGCGACCTTTATCCCTATCAATTTTCAACGCTGCATATTTTGTGGATCGATAAAcattcattaatttattcTTCCTGTTGAGGCTTAGAAACATCTTTAGATGTAACACACTTGCTACATTCATATGGACTTTACCAAGATGTGGGTTATGCAATCCTTGATTGAACCAACTTATGAGCAGTTCAATTTCTATAGTTTGACTCGAAATAAACATCGTTACTCTGAACTCAATCTATTTCCTTAATAATTGTGGCAACATTtacgtatatatacatgaaatgCCTACATGCCGAGCCAAGCTTTGACATCACAAGTTAAAACCATTCAATTCTTGTTAATGTCCACACATTAAGGAAAAAGCTTCTCCCCTAAACATTATCCTTAATGCCATTGCAGCACATCTAGAGAGCATCTAAAGAGGAAATCAATGGGACTACAGTTGAAATTCAAACTCATCATCTACGTCAAGATATTTCCGCGAACTCGGTCTGCACTGGCCACAAAGCAATTTAACTTTTCTCGATTAGCGGCTGAAGGCACGAAAATCAGGACAAAACTGACAGCTCTGACAACATTCTTAACATTCTTATCAATACCCGGGTCATTCATAGCTACGTCCAATCTGATAAACGTCATCGTTGTAGACTGAGCTGAAACCACAACTGTATGAATGCAATGATGAAAATCAATAGACCCTCGGAGAAAAACGAAATACTATTGAAACGCATACGATCACAATCGATATAGAATAGAAAGACTGCGACTCATACATAACGACAGAATAAGAGAATTGAAACGGAAACTATAATCATTCTTTACGTGAGAGAAATAGGAAGTCATGACATAAACACCGTTATGTGCAGATTTACAGGAAGTCAATGACAGTCTCTCCCGAGTCATGATATCTGAGTAATAAAGCGTCCACAGATTTTCATTTacttcgataagaaaacgttgAAAAAACTCGAAAAATTAGCAGTATCGGAAACTTCTACATATTCATACAGGcctataataatatatttagatatatatttacatcGACAGCGATGATTCATAGATTTTAAGAATAATCTTATTTCGCAATGTCGTGACTTGTTAATACTAGAATAGATTCCATTCTGGTTTTAGATCAGTCGAGACGACAGAACAGCTAGAGGCATTCGTTCAGGAAACATTTCGAGGACATGTTTATTTACACGGTGCCATTTGTCAATGTGGACAAGCAATGATCGGAAAGCTAAACGTCTAGTCGAGTCACAATAAATACATCCATCAATATTAACCACCAGCAGTTACCAGAAAGTGTCCATTTATCAGAACTAGGGTGTCCGCACTCCTGTGGAGCAGAGAGTGAATGCTGTTGATATCAGACCGGTAATGCATAGTGTTTAAGATATCTCTAAATATCAGCGCATGTCTACTTAGACTCTAAAGCATTAGACACACTATACGTCCCGTGTGGTAAAACTATCAATTTCACAACAAAAGTTTGTTCGATTTTCAGTCATATCAATAGTGATTTCGCCAAAATAACATTTGACCCTCAACTTGAAACTATTCCTAAACACCACAAAACAacaaatgggtttcattgagtgaAATTGTCAAGGAGATACATTGGAAGAGACATGCTGCCTGAATTATCAAGTTTCAAATAACAATGAATTCTTCAGATCAACACATCTAATGGATATTCGGGGATGTTCTCTTTTTTCATGATTTACCTTTAAATCTCTATGTATAATCGGGGTTTGACAGTGATGAAGCCTCGATACAGCCTCGCATGTATCTTGAAATATACGCAAAACCTCAGCTTCGTTAAACCCACAATTAATACGTTCATTCATCTGTTGTATCACGGAACCTGAAACGAAATACCACCATACAATCAGAAAATCAAGATAGGCTACCACTTCTTTAAACTGTTGATAATTTTCAGTCAGTcattgatgaatatttcattaagtATGCGTGAACTAAATAGGGACAACAGCTAGTATTGATTATGATGTGAGTAACTGTGAGGCGGCATAGATTATACGTAATTATAATGTGAAACTATAGACAAACCTATTACAATACTATGACTTCAGTTATTGATTATAATATCAACActgattgaatcttcaaatcatCGTATCATCCATCAATCTTTCTAATTATAACTGTGAAGGAAGTATTCGAATCAAGCGACAAAGGCATGAAAACCCTCGCAACCTATGTACGCCTTTTTAAGACATATCTGACCATTGTCGATATGATTGTTGAGCCCCTACATTACAGAGTATAAAGAATCACGTCTCATGAGATCTCCAATTTATATGCAAACGTTCTAGTTAATATCATTCTAAATGCTAAGAAAGGAAGGTCAATTGCAGTGAAGGTTGTGACGATGCGTATAATCTTTATATAGCAAAGTTACATTCACAATGCAAACCGCAACGGGTCAACGAATGGTTGGTTAGATTAGTCCGGCTTGATTAAACCAATTGGGCTAAACTAAATACGCTGACACAGGAGCTTTGTACGGCATATAAACACGGAAGTCAATATAGAATCAATAAATGACTATCAACCGTTTCAATAATATACCCGACAAGCAAATTAATTACAAACATCATAATGCACGGCTCAGTATTATGACACGAGACATCTAAAGTATCTGCGTATCTATTAGCTAATCAACCAAGAGGATTTAGatggttgattttgaattattgttaAGGTCTCTTACACACGAGCAGACTTCGATCAAAGGAGTCTTGCGAACCATTGTACAAGACCATCAAATGTTGCTCATTTTTTACTGCCCTATTACATGGAATCTTTTAAACCCCTCTTGGAATATTTATAGGATgagataaaaaaaatttggaaATGCTATGAAATGCAACTCTCAGCATTATCAAAACTGGTACCTTGCTAAATACACCTTATTAATCAAAATTGCCATTAATGCGTCACAAAACCTTATAAAGTAGTCCTCGGATCGCCCAGAGTGCTTTCACAAAAAATAGAGGCCAGTTTTCCAATAGTGCTGGATGATATTCAAGCTAAACCTAACCATCGCAAGGTTGTCAATTAGTCAGCCAAGTGTAGTGGTTAAAGCCATCAGTCCTTCACTGGTCTTGTCAATCTAGTGTGTATGGGTTTGAACCCTGATTTTTTGGTGGATGGTTCTTCTAAGGCCTATCTCTCTTACAGGAAAAAAAGAACCAACAAACCCACTAATAATGCCCTAAATGGGCTGGCTGAATGAGGGTTGAAAGATTAACAAATGAAAATAGTGTCAATCTGTGAAAGTATCCTTACCTTTACAGTATTGCATAAGAATAAGAACTTCATAAACACCATTACTCGTCAGATTTGTACTCGAATCGGTGtatcttattatatttttatgtCCGCTCAAACATTTCTGTAAAGGATGATAATCACATACATTTAGCCTACTATAAAACTTGATGACATTTCTACAGATAGAAATGAACGACGCTTACAGCAATTTGTATTTCTCGCTTGCATACATGTAGATCTTGTTCATTATTGACGTACATTCGTTTCAGAGCGTAACGATTTCCATTTTGAGCTTTGACGAGGAAGACAATAGCAAATCCCCCTGAAAAGATAAGAATTTGTTCTTAAAACGCTGAGCCCGGTTTCACAAGTTCAAACATGGTTAAACTACGGAACATGAAGAAATAAGGAACACACAGACCTAACAATATGAACATTTTCTAATATCCATAATTGTAACATACCTTCAGCGATCACATCTTCAACTGTTACAACAAAACGTCCGACATAAAACACTTTTCCGATGAAGCTATTTTCTTGCGATGTCGTGTCGAGTTTTGTTTCAATTTTCGAGAAtaacttcttcattttttcagatCGAAACTAGACCATGAGAGTGAACTACAACATCAATCTCCGGAACTTCAATCTCAGAGTTTTTCACAACCTAAATTCAGTGAGGCTGAAACCGCGAAACTAGTATCTCAATTCATGTTTTTATTGCGACAGTCATTCAGTCTCAGACGAGGAGAGGCGCCGCGCTAAGTTGAACTCAAATCATTCACAGATTACAGGACTGGACTTTGCAAATTCAGCCTGTATTTGTAGTAAGTAGTATAGGCAGTGACAGTAGTAGTGTAGACTAAAAAGTAGTTTACGGCAACCTGTCCTCCTCGTCCTGGTCTGACTGTTGTGTGGTGGTTGTGTTGTCACTGGTTGTTGGTTTTCCGAAAGTGTAATTTTGAATCCTTCAGTCCTAGTCAGACCGAATCTTGTAGAAACTAATTCACATCGATGTATCTGAATCTGTATTATCTACTGATAACATGTTACTGGCTACAGACGTCGCGGCATCCTCGTTAAATTACGAATTTTAAGCCTAAATTTGCCATTTCGttaacccggaaataaaagaaatggCGACAATCGATAAAGCGTAAAATCCGTACTCAGAACTGGACTGAGATAAACCATCTGCCGGACTGTGCGGTCTACCTCGCTTCCCTGTGTAGACTATCCAAGCGCATTACTTCATCTTATCAACCACACGGCGGAATGCAATTATCTCTAACAAGATGAACTTTTTTCGGCGTCATTTATTAATCTACGGCTCATTCCCATTTACAAATGTGACACAGTGTTTTTTACACGTCTGAAGCGAGAGAATATTATACCACTGAGTTTCTCAAagaaaatgtatgaattcaTGGAAAATAAAATGCTCCTCAAAACCGATGAGACAACATATTTTAGACTAAAACAAACCTCTCAATCAACAGCAAACTTATTGtttcatgaatataaatatataatctaTTTACATGTATAATGGTGATTAATCTTGTACATGTATAGAGaatattttgtataaaatatcatttagacaataatcataaaacatgcttggaaagttttataaaattcttgttcaataataatataatatcattAAGTATAAACCAAGTCCTCATATGATAAAATGAGGTGCTATATAAATCgggaaatataaatatataattcatttacatGTATAATGGTGATTAATCTTGTACATGTATAgagaatattttataaaatatcacttagacaataatcataaaacatgcttggtaagttttataaaaattcttgctcaataataatataatatcgCTTAGTATAAACCAAGTCCTCATACGATAAAATGAGGTACTATATAAATCGGGAAATATAATTCCCATATAAATTTTGTGCCACAATTATTGTTTATTGGTCCCAAGTGACGAGAATGTCATGGAATAATTTCTCGTTTAAtacacaatacaatattaCTAAATATAAACCAAGTCCTCATATGACAAAATGAGGTACTATataaatcatgaaatataattccCTTATTTTTGTGCTTCAAAAAATTGGTCCCAAATGACGAGAATGTCGTTGAATAGTTATCAACTTCTATAAGAATCACAGTTCATCTTTAGAGTGTGGCATTTGAGCGTGAATGACTAGAAATTCAACATCCCAGAAGCATCTTCCTTTTTCATCCTTGACACAATTTTGCTCAAAAATATCGAACACATCATCCATGAAGCTGGGCAACTGAGATTTAGGAATGGGCTGTACATGAGGCAGTATCGTTTGAATCATTCCTAAAAAATATAATGTGAATCATTTTTTCAGATAGTTTTGACAATCGCCATATAGTTATGTAGTTTTGGAGAATATATCGCTACCTTTTCCATATTCACGATCGGGGAAGACAAAATCTAAATTACGGACTTCGCAGTATTGAACCAAAAATCCACACGTTCGGAGAATTTGACGATAACCACCGGCAGGGTTTGGTTTACGCCAAGCGTTGTGCTTCTCCCAACCAGGCCGATGTCTCCAACTTGGAACAAAACCCTGTAAGAGTTATAAAAATACAAAGAATGTTTTAAGGTCTTTACAACTTACAGTAcgaaaaataattacttaaTCTCATCGCTGCACCTTTAAGTACGGCGCCCACTTTTCACTCTTCGTTATAACTTCAGTCACTTTGAGAAAGGCAGCCGGCGGTTTCAGACTTATAACAAAAAGTAGCTCACCTCGCGGTGCCAATAACGTTTTTACCAATTCTAAAACCTGATATTGGTCTGGAACCCAATGAAGAACGAGGAACGATGTGATCAAATCAAATCGATGCTGCCATTCAGATTTGAATGAACTCGGATCTGTGATATCAGCCACCGAGTAATCAATACCGGGTCTAGAATTCTTTCTGCGAGCAACTTTCACCATTTCGTCATACTAACAAATAGAACAAAATACGAAACATTACAATTCATGAGCCAGTTACTCAAAAGGTTGGTAAGAAATAAccagcggataaataccatagtagaaatgaacttttaattgtcactatgtcaactatccactggtcaCAAGTCAAACCAACTTTCAAGCAACTGGCTCCAGGACTGTagactactgtctgtcacacctactctccgtgcgacgttttggtccgtaatttcgttaataatcggtttatctacctttattatgcatcaatttgttcagtgaggaatttgcattcagaaataaacaacaattttcacttaagttgtttttgttttcatttatgagcgatagtttactcagcatacgctcgcgtaatgctgaaaaatccgctccgcggacgctcggaaacgttacagtgacgtcatcacctgctcattagcatatcaaaatacagtaggtggcgccacgtgacgggccataaaagccgtttttcagcattacgcgagcgtatgctaagtaaactatcgctgatagaagaaaacacaaacaaatttctgccagttcatgatttatttctgaatgcaaattccttactgaacaaattgatgcataatatttacagatcaaccgattattaacgaaattacggaccaaaacgtcgcacgaagagcatgtgtgacagacagtagctGCACGGGCTAGGATCCTGAAGATGGTCTCCGGCGGGACTAGTCTAATAGAAGATTCTACCAAGTTTTATGACATGATTTTAAGATGATATTCCTCACCTTATCTACAGCGATCAGCTTTTCTATACCATTTTCAAATtcgtcgaataaaatattagtTACTTCTCCAGTGCCACATCCTACATCCAGGATATTTCTGTAAGTCTTACTTCTATCAAAACGAGTAGCGGCCAATATTTCTGATGCCCATTTTTGCTGTGCCAAACAGTAGAGCGAGTACAATTCACCATCAGGATTCATTCTGAATAAAAAGAAATCGTACTTTAAGTTAATGTTTAGGGGGTGTGGCTTATCTGAATATATTAATCATTCCCTAGCCCTAGGACCGTGTATTCTGGTATTCACAGACCACGTCCACTGGGGCCTGATGGAAAAAGTATTTTACCCCGGTATCCTAGCTAGGTcctatttcaaaaaataagTCTGTGATATTCAAACTAAATCGCCTTAATTAAAATTATGCCTAGGCCTACTTACTTTACTAGCTTGCTTTAGTAAGTAGAGTCACTATCTATTAAATTATGACTTTTACACGGGAAACCCAGCAGggtgcaattcaattcaatttcaattatgaCTCAGGTCAATTTTGGgataatatacatgaaatgCTGAATCAATCCACTTTACAATGCAGTAGGATTGCTAATGGTCCCTGAATACCCTAAAAGTGTCGTATTTTCTGGGGGTTTCTGGGGCCCTAAAATTCAGCTCAACGACCTTCGCTCGATGTAGTCGATACCAATTCTATTCAATTAAATTAAGCTTTATTGCCAATAGTGTACATAACTCGTCCTTGTAAAACCAAGTacattgatgaaaaaatcattcttagtaagagaaaaaaataattcataaagcgaaaaaaccacaataaCAAGCCTTTACACACACTTGCTAAAATTCTCCCAAACAAGGGCAAGGCCAAGGTCGTGGCAGTGTTTGAACGCATCGCTGGTCGCACGTGCCGCCGTGGCTTTTGTACCCCTGCCgtttaaaaataatgaaagagTAGAATCAACCCGTACGATTGTCTGCTACTCCATTGTGGTGACTTGCCGCCTAAATGTCGGTACTGGTTCACGCGAGCTCTTTAGTATAGGCAGTATACGGAGCTCCGCGAACCGGCCATtctcaggactgggtgaagtcAGTGGCCGTGTCATCAGCACTCACGACTGTTGCTACACTTTACATAGCCTGGTGACGTTCTCACACACAGTACACACTCGCAGTGCGCGGGGCGGTTGAGCCCGGACCGGTTGGCGTTGTACTAGGTTTATAGACTGGATGGACTGTGTGTCGTGTCGGATGCACTTTCCTTCATGGAGAGTGGGAGACTCAACTGGGAATGGATGGGATGttttttggaaaaagaatGCCGATATCGCCATGAAAGACTCAGTCTCATTTTCTTCAAGACAAATCCACACACACAGTCCTCGCCAGACATTATTCTTACCTGGTGTCAAGTAatatagtctgaataccagttgTTAGGTTCCCCCTTCCTTCCTACAACTGGCTGTGAAGGCAATGATGGCCTGATACTAACTAGATTACTAGTGCTGCAGGTTGAATACAGGACCAACTGTATAGGAACCAGAACTAAACGCCTAATCCACGACAAAacccaaaaatattttgaaaatgaactgttttTTGTGTAATTTCCAAGCGAGGCCAAGGGCCTGAAACTTTCATGATGGTAGCACATGAGCCTCTGGTGCCACTGAATCTCCCCACAGGTTTCATTCGGCATTAGATTCATCGCACCTGACGTTAGTAACTCACTGGTTACTTCTGTCAGCACTAACAAAATAAATGTTCCATAAATCGATTTTTAACTTAAATAAAAAGAACTTCAAAATTGTTTCGAAAAGTTTGATTAGCGACTTcttagaattttgaaatctttggaaatgatttttgtccccaatttgaaaaaattaaaaaactgATTGATTCTGTCGAAATATCCCTACATTTAATCAGTTGCTCAAAGAAGGTAGAGTTTTAAAACCATTGTGGAGTGGATGATTGCCTTTAGCTCGGTGCAAAAATGTCATTCACTTTTTTTGCCATTCTCTTACAGAATAGTCCGACTGTTTCTGGACAGATGGCGCTAGCGTGGTTTGTTTTTATGGCCGTTCAATCGGTATTGGGTAATATATGGGTCAACGTATTGCATTAAAGAGAAT includes:
- the LOC141904139 gene encoding juvenile hormone acid O-methyltransferase-like, producing MNPDGELYSLYCLAQQKWASEILAATRFDRSKTYRNILDVGCGTGEVTNILFDEFENGIEKLIAVDKYDEMVKVARRKNSRPGIDYSVADITDPSSFKSEWQHRFDLITSFLVLHWVPDQYQVLELVKTLLAPRGELLFVISLKPPAAFLKVTEVITKSEKWAPYLKGFVPSWRHRPGWEKHNAWRKPNPAGGYRQILRTCGFLVQYCEVRNLDFVFPDREYGKGMIQTILPHVQPIPKSQLPSFMDDVFDIFEQNCVKDEKGRCFWDVEFLVIHAQMPHSKDEL